CAACGCCCAGAAGGGACAGAACAATACTGACAATCCTCCGATAATCCCGAATAAATCGTAGAAGCGTGCCATGGTTGAGCGCGTCGGCCTGACAAAAATCATTCTCCTTTTTCCCCTCCTGCATGGTTTACCCCGTGATGGTTTTTTGATTGACGTCGGGCATTTCTCAAAGGCCGCTGTTCCACCAGTCCCGTAAACGGTCCCTGATGATCTTCTCGTAACCCCTGTCCGTCGGTTTGTAAAATTTCGTCCCCAGGAGCAACTCCGGCAGATAATCCTGAGGGACCACGCCCCCCTTATAGTCATGCGCGTATTTGTAACCCCGTCCATATTCAAGATCCCGCATCAGTCCGGTCGGAGCGTTCCGAATGTGCAGGGGAACGGGTAAGCTTCCGGTTCGGGAAATGGTTTCCTGAATCTCTCCGTAAGCGGTATAAAGGGCATTGCTCTTCGGCGCCGCAGCCAGGTAAACCGCAGCCTGGGCCAGAATGAGTTCTCCTTCAGGCGAACCGATCAATTGAAAACCCTGCATGGCTGAAACCGCAAGGGCCAGCGCGTTGGGATCGGCATTTCCGATGTCTTCCGCCGCCATTCTGACCATGCGACGGGCGATAAACAAAGGATCTTCTCCAGCCGCCAGCATCCGCCCCAACCAGTACAGGGACGCATCGGGATCGCTTCCCCGAAGGCTTTTATGAAAGGCGGAAATGAGGTTGTAGTGTTCCTCGCCCGCCTTGTCGTAAAGAAAGGTTTTTCTATCCAGATGCCTGGCCGCCGTCTCGAGGGTCAGGCTGGCCATGCCATCGGAAGCGGAATCCGCCGCCAGCGTCACGGCCTCGAGGTTGTTCAGCGCCGATCGGGCATCGCCGTCACACCGGGAGAGAATGAAATCCAGCACCCCTTCCTCGATGTGAAGGGATCGGTTCCCCAGACCCCGCTCCCGATCACGCAGGGCCCTGTCCAAAATCAGCCGGAGCTCTTCATGAGAGAAGGGTTTCAGGACCATGACCCGGCACCGTGAAAGGAGAGGCGCGATGATTTCAAAGGAGGGGTTTTCCGTTGTCGCCCCAATCAATGTGATCAGGCCGTTTTCAACATGGGGCAGAAACGCATCCTGCTGGGCTTTGTTGAAGCGATGAATCTCATCGACAAAGAGGATCGTTCGCCGACCATGATAGGCAAGCTGATTTTGCGCCTCCTCGACGACGGCGCGGATCTCCTTAACACCCGACAGAACAGCCGAAAATCGTATGAAGTGCGCCTTGCTCTCACCGGCTATCAGAATCGACAGCGTTGTTTTCCCCGAACCGGGAGGTCCCCAGAAGATCATGGAAAACAGGCTGTCTTCCTCAACCGCACGTCTCAGTAAGGAGCCGTCTCCCACCAGATGGCCCTGACCGATATATTCCTGCAGGCTTCGCGGCCGCATCCGCTCCGCCAGCGGCCGTTCCTTCCCGTCTTTTCGTGTTTCCCCAACCCCTTCGAACAGGTCCATGCCTGCCTTTATTCGGCTCCTCCCTTCGCTTTGGCAATGAGGTCCATGAGGGTGGTCATCTTGTCTTTTTGGCTCCGACGGCAGAATATTGCCCATTCTTCGGATGTCAGGGTCCTCTCCAGCCAGGCGTCGACAGGGAAAATACGTCGCCAGCAGGCCACAATCTCGGCACAGGGCATTCTCCCCCCCTCCCGACGGCAATAGGAAAATGACACCTCGTGCCCCAGGCGGGGACAGTGGCATCGCAAACCGTCA
This genomic window from Deltaproteobacteria bacterium contains:
- a CDS encoding replication-associated recombination protein A, giving the protein MDLFEGVGETRKDGKERPLAERMRPRSLQEYIGQGHLVGDGSLLRRAVEEDSLFSMIFWGPPGSGKTTLSILIAGESKAHFIRFSAVLSGVKEIRAVVEEAQNQLAYHGRRTILFVDEIHRFNKAQQDAFLPHVENGLITLIGATTENPSFEIIAPLLSRCRVMVLKPFSHEELRLILDRALRDRERGLGNRSLHIEEGVLDFILSRCDGDARSALNNLEAVTLAADSASDGMASLTLETAARHLDRKTFLYDKAGEEHYNLISAFHKSLRGSDPDASLYWLGRMLAAGEDPLFIARRMVRMAAEDIGNADPNALALAVSAMQGFQLIGSPEGELILAQAAVYLAAAPKSNALYTAYGEIQETISRTGSLPVPLHIRNAPTGLMRDLEYGRGYKYAHDYKGGVVPQDYLPELLLGTKFYKPTDRGYEKIIRDRLRDWWNSGL